From the Halorhabdus utahensis DSM 12940 genome, one window contains:
- a CDS encoding inorganic phosphate transporter, with translation MGLFVTVATLVVAALASLFMAWAIGAGSSGSTPFAPAVGANAISVMQAAFVVGLLGLAGAVLQGANVSETVGSGLVLFPDGGGLTPAASILLLLIAGGLVAIGVFTGYPIATAFTVTGAVVGVGLALGGQPAWATYQEIVALWVATPFLGGGIAYVTARWLQSGIGGEDRIVAALAGLIGVILANIEFSVLGGAGEGASIAVAVSRALGGPPLGPVLVTVALAALAAGSLYRSLRIDRAAAQRQFLLVLGGLVAFSAGGSQVGLAVGPVLPVVDPYDVPLLAVLFGGGIGLLAGSWTGAPRMIKALSQDYSSLSPRRSIAALIPAFAIAQTAVFFGIPVSFNEIMVSAIVGSGFAAGEAGIGRAKMGYTVLAWVGSLGIALGAGYAGYTILSMV, from the coding sequence ATGGGACTATTCGTTACGGTCGCTACCCTCGTCGTCGCCGCGCTGGCGAGTCTGTTTATGGCGTGGGCGATCGGTGCGGGCTCGTCGGGATCGACCCCCTTTGCGCCCGCGGTCGGTGCCAACGCGATTTCGGTGATGCAGGCGGCGTTCGTCGTCGGGCTGCTCGGGCTGGCGGGTGCCGTACTCCAGGGCGCAAACGTCTCCGAGACGGTCGGCTCCGGGCTCGTGTTGTTCCCCGACGGCGGCGGACTGACCCCGGCCGCCTCGATCCTGCTGCTCCTCATCGCGGGGGGGCTGGTCGCTATCGGCGTGTTCACCGGTTACCCCATCGCGACGGCCTTTACCGTGACCGGCGCAGTCGTCGGCGTCGGGCTGGCGCTGGGCGGTCAACCGGCCTGGGCTACCTACCAGGAGATCGTCGCGCTGTGGGTCGCCACGCCGTTTCTCGGCGGCGGGATCGCCTACGTGACTGCGCGGTGGCTTCAGAGCGGGATCGGCGGCGAGGATCGGATCGTCGCCGCCCTCGCCGGCCTCATCGGCGTCATTCTTGCAAACATCGAGTTCAGTGTCCTCGGCGGAGCCGGCGAGGGGGCCTCGATCGCGGTCGCCGTCTCGCGGGCGCTGGGTGGCCCGCCGTTGGGCCCCGTGCTGGTGACGGTCGCTCTGGCCGCCCTGGCTGCGGGTAGCCTTTATCGCTCCCTCAGGATCGACCGGGCGGCCGCCCAGCGGCAGTTCCTGCTGGTGTTGGGCGGCCTCGTCGCCTTCTCGGCGGGCGGGAGTCAGGTTGGTCTCGCCGTCGGCCCCGTCCTGCCGGTCGTCGACCCCTACGATGTCCCGCTGCTCGCCGTCCTGTTCGGCGGCGGGATCGGGCTGCTCGCGGGTTCCTGGACCGGCGCGCCGCGGATGATCAAGGCGCTCAGCCAGGATTACTCCTCGCTGTCCCCACGGCGGTCGATAGCGGCGCTGATCCCCGCGTTTGCGATCGCCCAGACGGCCGTCTTCTTCGGGATTCCGGTCTCGTTCAACGAGATCATGGTGAGTGCGATCGTCGGCAGCGGCTTTGCCGCCGGCGAGGCCGGCATCGGTCGCGCAAAAATGGGGTATACCGTCCTGGCGTGGGTCGGTTCACTCGGTATCGCGCTCGGTGCCGGCTACGCCGGGTACACGATACTTTCGATGGTGTGA
- a CDS encoding DUF5828 family protein has product MDESVSGFKVHGGWVDVVEHGERITRALRELAADHDVDTDALEEFDEWRPKSHERLDEDVNEKTAQQARLDEGKGEKKGKDPDDDLRTAGEKLADSYENLDEPDEAVDAWGESIDYVARAADSAGRKAIRAVEDKVYRNVMTQVAPYYFDNDLISANLRRVEDEDPEYVFEVNVNDDDLKIRVSNKLADFEQQVDRWHIDAPKETDASAAAEGVDVPPEDHEWTDSDTT; this is encoded by the coding sequence ATGGACGAAAGCGTCTCCGGATTCAAAGTTCACGGCGGTTGGGTCGACGTGGTCGAGCACGGAGAGCGAATTACCCGCGCCCTTCGAGAACTTGCCGCGGATCACGACGTCGATACGGACGCTCTCGAAGAGTTCGACGAGTGGCGACCCAAGAGCCACGAGCGACTCGACGAGGACGTCAACGAAAAGACTGCCCAGCAGGCCCGTCTTGACGAGGGAAAGGGCGAAAAGAAGGGCAAAGACCCCGACGACGACCTCCGGACGGCCGGCGAGAAACTCGCTGATTCATACGAAAATTTAGACGAACCCGACGAGGCCGTCGACGCGTGGGGCGAATCGATCGATTACGTCGCGCGCGCAGCGGACTCGGCCGGCCGGAAGGCGATCCGTGCGGTCGAGGACAAGGTCTACCGGAACGTCATGACGCAGGTCGCGCCATACTACTTCGACAACGACCTGATCAGTGCGAACCTCCGGCGGGTCGAAGACGAGGATCCCGAGTACGTTTTCGAGGTCAACGTCAACGACGATGACCTCAAGATCCGTGTCTCGAACAAACTTGCCGACTTCGAGCAGCAAGTCGACAGGTGGCACATCGATGCGCCCAAGGAAACTGATGCCAGCGCGGCCGCCGAAGGCGTCGACGTCCCCCCGGAAGATCACGAGTGGACCGACTCGGACACGACGTGA
- the upp gene encoding uracil phosphoribosyltransferase: MTIEDHERAKVVGHALARDTLTRLRDVETEQVAFRKGLVKLGRICGYEIVDGLLESETVTVETPLTTTEGERVGEMDDVVIVNVLRAATPFVEGLLKAFPRAKQGVISAGRDEEGGMDTEGRFDISIEYVKMPAIHEEDTLILADPMLATGSTMCAVLEEVLDGADPERVIVLSAVSAPEGLDRLREEFPDVELLTVAVDDHLDDNGYIVPGLGDAGDRAFRTT, encoded by the coding sequence ATGACTATCGAAGACCACGAACGCGCGAAGGTCGTCGGCCACGCGCTGGCCAGGGACACGCTGACCCGACTCCGGGACGTCGAGACCGAACAGGTCGCCTTCCGGAAGGGGCTCGTGAAACTCGGCCGGATCTGTGGCTACGAGATCGTCGACGGCCTGCTCGAAAGCGAGACGGTGACCGTCGAGACACCCCTCACGACGACCGAGGGCGAACGCGTCGGCGAGATGGACGACGTCGTGATCGTCAACGTTCTCCGGGCGGCGACGCCGTTCGTCGAGGGGCTGCTCAAGGCCTTCCCCCGCGCGAAACAGGGCGTCATCTCCGCCGGCCGCGACGAGGAGGGCGGCATGGACACCGAGGGCCGCTTCGACATCTCCATCGAGTACGTCAAGATGCCTGCGATCCACGAGGAAGACACCCTCATTCTCGCCGACCCGATGCTCGCGACCGGCTCGACGATGTGTGCCGTCCTCGAGGAAGTGCTCGACGGCGCGGACCCCGAGCGCGTGATCGTCCTCTCCGCGGTCAGCGCGCCTGAGGGGTTGGATCGACTCCGCGAGGAGTTCCCCGACGTCGAACTATTGACCGTCGCCGTCGACGATCATCTGGACGACAACGGCTACATCGTCCCTGGATTGGGCGACGCCGGCGACCGGGCGTTCCGGACGACGTGA
- a CDS encoding type II toxin-antitoxin system VapC family toxin, with protein sequence MSGAGATPLFVDTGAFFASFVSNAPRHDQARAVMDAIGDDRLHFRPLYTTNYVLSELATLVLRKAGHERASATLSWIRDSDAVTILHPDATTFGAVCAAFDRYDDQQISFVDHATATLAREHDVEYVFAFDTDFRTLGLSLVPADIDMPDV encoded by the coding sequence ATGAGCGGGGCCGGCGCGACGCCGCTGTTCGTCGATACGGGCGCGTTTTTCGCGTCCTTCGTTTCGAACGCGCCACGTCACGATCAGGCACGAGCAGTCATGGATGCGATCGGGGACGATAGACTGCACTTTCGACCGCTGTACACGACGAACTACGTCCTGAGCGAACTCGCGACGCTCGTGTTGCGAAAGGCCGGCCACGAGCGGGCGAGTGCGACGCTGTCGTGGATTCGGGACTCGGATGCGGTGACAATTCTGCACCCGGATGCAACGACGTTCGGTGCCGTCTGTGCGGCGTTCGACCGGTACGACGACCAGCAGATCTCCTTCGTCGACCACGCGACGGCGACGCTGGCGCGTGAGCACGACGTCGAATACGTCTTCGCGTTCGACACTGACTTCCGGACGCTGGGGTTGTCGCTCGTCCCTGCCGACATCGATATGCCGGACGTGTAG
- a CDS encoding helix-turn-helix domain-containing protein has protein sequence MSGNTDRDDRGQFETDFDDRDIIRYFAVGRPFHTAGEVADRFDVDRSTAYRRLRTLAEAGRLEKVSLGSRTVVWWYTDDSEDTEGNADPLFDAPAFSVDDPVADDEIDDVLYGSVER, from the coding sequence ATGTCCGGAAATACGGACCGCGATGATCGCGGGCAATTCGAGACCGATTTCGACGACCGGGACATCATCCGGTACTTCGCTGTGGGACGGCCGTTCCACACTGCTGGGGAGGTCGCCGATCGCTTCGACGTCGACCGATCGACCGCTTACCGGCGGCTCCGTACGTTGGCGGAGGCGGGTCGACTGGAGAAGGTCTCGCTCGGCAGTCGAACCGTCGTATGGTGGTACACGGACGACAGCGAGGACACCGAGGGCAACGCCGATCCCCTGTTCGACGCGCCGGCGTTTTCCGTCGACGATCCGGTTGCTGACGACGAGATCGACGACGTCCTTTACGGGTCAGTCGAGCGATGA
- a CDS encoding IMPACT family protein, with product MSDLPEGFRRSSRSEHTSAGVAEGRFTISGSEFIGHARPAGTVDAAEAFVGSIRAEYDDATHNVPAYRVRADPLRAWASDDDEPSGSAGKPALNVLDGQELENVAVVVTRYFGGTELGVGGLVSAYSRAVKEAVDDAGVREVRPHERVAIEVEYDDSGTVRSILESEGVEFEACYEERVAFVVRVPTAELAALRDRVGSATSGRATVETSE from the coding sequence GTGAGCGATCTCCCCGAAGGTTTCCGTCGCTCAAGCCGTTCGGAACACACGAGTGCCGGCGTCGCTGAGGGGCGGTTCACCATCTCGGGTTCGGAGTTCATCGGTCACGCGCGCCCGGCCGGGACCGTTGACGCGGCCGAGGCGTTCGTCGGTTCGATCCGTGCGGAGTACGACGATGCGACCCACAACGTCCCGGCCTACCGGGTGCGTGCCGATCCGCTCCGGGCGTGGGCGAGTGACGATGACGAACCATCGGGATCGGCAGGCAAACCCGCGTTGAACGTCCTCGACGGCCAGGAACTTGAGAATGTCGCGGTCGTCGTAACGCGGTACTTCGGCGGGACGGAGCTGGGCGTCGGCGGGCTGGTGAGTGCCTACTCTCGGGCTGTCAAGGAAGCGGTCGACGACGCCGGCGTTCGTGAGGTGCGCCCACACGAACGCGTTGCGATCGAGGTCGAGTACGACGATTCCGGGACGGTCAGATCGATTTTAGAGAGCGAAGGCGTGGAGTTCGAGGCCTGTTACGAGGAGCGCGTTGCGTTCGTCGTGCGGGTCCCGACCGCCGAGTTGGCGGCGCTCCGGGATCGGGTCGGGAGCGCGACAAGTGGGCGGGCGACGGTCGAGACATCCGAGTGA
- a CDS encoding DUF2127 domain-containing protein, which yields MFGILGVFSLFTGAIAGDASQAATALGARGTGSTLGGLGFLLVVIGIGDFAAVYGLWNLEWWGWLLGVALVALSLLVNVAQLAGTGGGIVLISIVLHLAIAGYLYRKRELFDVDAYLPAAMQ from the coding sequence GTGTTCGGCATCCTCGGTGTGTTCTCGCTGTTCACCGGGGCTATTGCTGGGGACGCGAGCCAGGCCGCGACGGCCCTGGGCGCGAGGGGGACTGGATCGACACTCGGCGGACTGGGCTTTCTTCTCGTGGTGATTGGCATCGGAGACTTCGCGGCCGTCTACGGGCTATGGAACCTGGAATGGTGGGGCTGGCTGCTCGGGGTCGCGCTCGTCGCCCTCAGCCTGCTCGTGAATGTGGCCCAACTCGCCGGCACAGGTGGGGGTATCGTTCTCATCAGTATCGTGTTGCATCTCGCTATCGCGGGGTACCTCTACAGGAAGCGTGAGCTCTTCGATGTCGATGCGTATCTGCCGGCAGCGATGCAGTGA
- a CDS encoding PH domain-containing protein, which yields MSDSPQQSQQRRDQQQQGDGADRAHVLDDETIIVETRPSWTVWFWQLVGAVLILLAGLLLGGEAGSGVVVVIPVLLSLFIFGWIWYRRKRIRYVVTDRRAMIVTGISSKKTTEIWLEDARSMQTGSSFFERLLGHGTIILSDSTLTRNSLNALGAVPFLSALPIFNAGRGLTFSGISDPVRVANVIRKRQSALKSASSD from the coding sequence ATGTCCGATTCGCCACAGCAATCACAGCAACGACGAGATCAACAGCAACAGGGTGACGGGGCTGACCGCGCGCACGTACTGGACGATGAGACGATCATCGTCGAGACGCGGCCATCATGGACAGTCTGGTTCTGGCAGCTCGTGGGTGCCGTGCTGATTCTGTTGGCCGGTCTCCTCCTCGGCGGGGAGGCGGGAAGCGGGGTGGTGGTCGTGATTCCAGTGCTGCTCTCGCTGTTTATTTTTGGCTGGATCTGGTACCGACGAAAGCGGATCCGCTACGTCGTTACCGACCGCCGGGCAATGATCGTCACCGGCATCTCCTCGAAGAAGACGACCGAGATATGGCTCGAAGACGCTCGATCGATGCAGACTGGATCGTCATTTTTCGAACGGCTGCTTGGCCATGGCACGATCATTCTCTCGGATTCGACACTGACCCGCAATTCACTCAACGCATTGGGCGCCGTCCCGTTTCTCTCCGCGCTCCCGATCTTCAACGCTGGTCGGGGACTAACCTTCAGCGGTATTAGCGACCCCGTTCGCGTCGCCAACGTCATCCGGAAACGGCAATCTGCACTGAAATCAGCGAGTAGCGATTAA
- a CDS encoding IMPACT family protein: MTDERYRTVAGPGESQFTISGSQFLGHARPAETVEAAEAFVEEVRAEYDDATHNVPAYRVRADPLRAWASDDGEPSGSAGKPALNVLAGQELENVVVVVTRYFGGTELGVGGLVSAYSRAVKEATEDAGVREERPHERLAITVEYDDSGTVRSILESEGVDFEASYEARVQFIVRVPTAESDTLRDRIASATSGRAMVETPEA; this comes from the coding sequence GTGACGGACGAACGCTACCGGACGGTTGCCGGTCCCGGGGAGTCACAGTTCACGATATCGGGCTCTCAGTTCCTCGGCCATGCCAGACCAGCCGAGACTGTCGAGGCGGCTGAGGCGTTCGTCGAGGAGGTCCGGGCCGAATACGACGACGCGACTCACAACGTCCCCGCCTATCGGGTGCGGGCCGATCCACTTCGGGCGTGGGCCAGCGACGACGGCGAACCCTCTGGTTCGGCCGGCAAGCCGGCGTTGAACGTTCTCGCCGGCCAGGAACTGGAGAACGTGGTCGTCGTCGTGACGCGATACTTCGGTGGAACTGAACTCGGCGTCGGTGGCCTGGTGAGCGCCTATTCCCGGGCCGTCAAGGAGGCGACCGAGGACGCCGGCGTCCGGGAAGAGCGGCCACACGAGCGCCTGGCGATCACCGTCGAGTACGACGATTCAGGGACAGTCCGGTCGATTTTGGAGAGCGAAGGGGTCGACTTTGAAGCCAGCTACGAAGCACGTGTGCAGTTCATCGTGCGGGTGCCGACCGCCGAAAGCGACACTCTTCGAGACCGGATTGCGAGCGCAACGAGCGGGCGGGCGATGGTTGAAACACCCGAAGCGTAA
- a CDS encoding DUF7837 family putative zinc-binding protein, whose protein sequence is MHADTRPVGRCPRCGTGITPERVIIRYERTDGEAMYATCPDCRDVVRPHPAVESTA, encoded by the coding sequence ATGCACGCAGACACCCGTCCAGTCGGTCGCTGTCCCCGATGCGGGACCGGAATCACGCCCGAGCGCGTCATCATCAGATACGAACGCACCGACGGCGAGGCGATGTACGCGACCTGTCCGGACTGTCGGGACGTTGTTCGACCCCATCCCGCCGTCGAATCGACGGCGTGA
- a CDS encoding DUF7350 domain-containing protein codes for MFRREFLATGSALGIAALAGCGSLESRAIDIPPVLDNRPDAIYVPGHVEGMNMVGIETTGEYDVALSYSYPHRFWTVTGTDVERTSTEEADSVHLMATVWDAETGMILPEVGVAIEITQDGSLVSEETVYAMLSGPMGVHHGANFAGLDEGDYEVAVRVGATASRPTGAFAGRFEEPATATFEFTFDQETMGEIRFDRLDRGGERGAIEPMPMGAVPTGVAPATDDLPGKAVKAMAGDIRYVATVVDPPAGIEDEGPYLALSPRTRYNGYYLSRMGVSVSLEGNGESSTEETLTRAIDPELGYHYGTTLPREGEQGETASRERDELSITVETPPQVARHEGYETAFFDVPTTTLSL; via the coding sequence GTGTTCAGACGGGAGTTTCTCGCGACCGGATCGGCACTGGGAATCGCCGCGCTCGCCGGCTGTGGATCCCTGGAGTCGAGAGCAATCGACATCCCGCCGGTCCTGGACAACCGACCCGACGCGATCTACGTTCCGGGCCACGTCGAGGGGATGAACATGGTCGGCATCGAGACGACCGGGGAGTACGACGTCGCGCTTTCATATAGCTATCCCCACCGCTTCTGGACGGTCACCGGCACCGATGTCGAGCGCACGTCGACCGAGGAGGCGGACTCGGTTCACCTGATGGCGACAGTCTGGGACGCAGAGACGGGGATGATCCTCCCGGAGGTCGGCGTCGCCATCGAAATCACGCAGGATGGATCGCTCGTCTCGGAGGAGACCGTCTACGCGATGCTCTCGGGGCCGATGGGTGTCCACCACGGCGCGAACTTTGCGGGCCTCGATGAAGGCGACTACGAGGTGGCCGTCCGCGTCGGCGCGACAGCGAGTCGCCCGACGGGCGCGTTCGCGGGACGGTTCGAGGAGCCAGCGACGGCGACGTTCGAATTCACCTTCGACCAGGAAACGATGGGAGAGATTCGCTTCGATCGACTCGACCGTGGAGGCGAGCGTGGGGCCATCGAGCCGATGCCGATGGGCGCGGTCCCCACCGGCGTCGCACCTGCCACGGACGATCTACCAGGGAAAGCCGTGAAAGCCATGGCCGGAGACATCCGCTACGTGGCGACGGTGGTCGACCCACCTGCCGGGATCGAGGACGAGGGGCCGTACCTCGCACTCTCACCCCGGACGCGGTACAACGGCTACTATCTCTCGCGGATGGGGGTGTCCGTGAGCCTGGAGGGCAACGGCGAATCGTCGACCGAGGAGACACTGACCCGGGCGATCGACCCCGAGTTGGGATATCACTACGGGACGACGCTGCCACGCGAGGGCGAGCAAGGCGAGACCGCGAGCCGCGAGCGTGACGAGCTGTCGATCACGGTCGAGACGCCACCACAGGTCGCCAGACACGAGGGCTACGAGACGGCGTTTTTCGACGTGCCGACGACGACGCTGTCGCTGTGA
- a CDS encoding DUF7405 family protein: MEARPEYDRRQLLKAAVATGGVAALSACLDVTDEPVPTGVDDPETLPERQHAWNDRVRSDEHGNVALPRHQSLLYLTLDGDGPPTDADREVVRNALRTLDRAYERSNEGLVYSIAYSPSYFERFDASLPDGIDLPSPRRLSPFEEPEFDTQDALLHLASDRADVILAAEAALRGDRDEVNGVTLDAPLTDAMPVADRRSGFVGPGMPADRQDVAGIPDGDPVPEAAPLFMGFEAGFRGNQATEDYVTIESGRFAGGTTKHVSRLRQRLEDWYGEQDFEQRVAELFSPAHAEAGLVEGVGENLGSDSGLTPEMIEKVREHASEFGRVGHAQKAARANRDEDGNVRLLRRHVESTDGDVAALHFPSLQRGISAFEDVRKAMNGTDLTDEPAIRQRVNNGILEYIFTTHRGNFLVPPRRLRVLPRPRPA; this comes from the coding sequence ATGGAAGCGCGACCGGAGTACGACCGCCGGCAGTTGCTGAAGGCTGCGGTCGCCACCGGCGGCGTGGCCGCGTTGAGCGCGTGTCTCGACGTCACTGACGAGCCTGTGCCGACGGGCGTCGACGATCCCGAGACGCTACCAGAGCGCCAGCACGCCTGGAACGACCGCGTCCGGAGTGACGAGCACGGCAACGTGGCACTTCCGCGCCACCAGTCACTGCTGTACCTGACCCTCGATGGCGACGGGCCACCGACCGACGCCGACCGCGAGGTCGTCCGGAACGCCCTCCGGACGCTCGATCGGGCCTACGAACGCTCGAACGAGGGGCTGGTCTATTCGATCGCCTACTCGCCATCCTACTTCGAGCGCTTCGACGCGTCGCTTCCCGACGGGATCGACCTGCCGTCGCCGCGACGCCTCTCGCCCTTCGAGGAACCCGAATTCGACACCCAGGACGCCCTGCTTCACCTCGCCAGCGACCGCGCCGACGTGATTCTGGCGGCCGAGGCGGCGCTTCGGGGCGATCGAGATGAAGTCAACGGCGTCACCCTCGACGCGCCGCTCACGGACGCGATGCCCGTCGCGGACCGCCGGTCCGGGTTCGTCGGTCCCGGGATGCCGGCCGACCGGCAGGACGTCGCGGGGATCCCGGACGGCGATCCCGTCCCCGAGGCCGCGCCGCTGTTCATGGGCTTTGAGGCCGGCTTCCGGGGCAACCAGGCCACGGAGGACTACGTCACGATCGAGTCGGGGCGCTTCGCCGGCGGGACGACCAAACACGTCTCCCGACTCCGCCAGCGCCTCGAGGACTGGTACGGCGAGCAGGACTTCGAGCAGCGAGTCGCGGAGCTGTTCAGTCCCGCTCATGCCGAAGCGGGACTCGTCGAGGGCGTCGGCGAGAATCTCGGCAGCGATAGCGGACTGACACCGGAAATGATCGAGAAGGTCCGTGAGCACGCCAGCGAGTTCGGGCGGGTCGGCCATGCCCAGAAGGCCGCCCGGGCGAACCGCGACGAGGACGGCAACGTCCGACTCCTGCGACGCCACGTCGAGTCGACGGACGGCGACGTCGCCGCGCTGCACTTCCCGTCGCTCCAGCGGGGCATCTCGGCCTTCGAGGACGTCCGGAAGGCGATGAACGGGACCGATCTGACCGACGAGCCGGCGATCCGCCAGCGGGTCAACAACGGCATCCTGGAGTACATCTTCACGACGCACCGCGGGAACTTTCTGGTGCCGCCGCGCCGCCTTCGGGTGCTCCCTCGGCCACGGCCC